The Symphalangus syndactylus isolate Jambi chromosome 16, NHGRI_mSymSyn1-v2.1_pri, whole genome shotgun sequence genome has a window encoding:
- the LOC129464991 gene encoding large ribosomal subunit protein eL15-like, translating into MGAYKYIQELWRKRQSDVMCFLLRVRCWQYRQLSALHRAPRLTRPDKARRLGYKAKQGYVIYRIRVHRGGRKCPVPKGATYGKPVHHGVNQLKFARSLQSVAEERAGRHCGALRVLNSYGVGEDSTYNFFEVILIDPFHKAIRRNPDTQWITRTFHKHREMRGLTSAGRKSRGLGNGHKFHHTIVGSRRAAWRRRNTLQLHRYR; encoded by the coding sequence ATGGGTGCATACAAGTATATCCAGGAGCTGTGGAGAAAGAGGCAGTCTGATGTCATGTGCTTTCTTCTGAGGGTCCGCTGCTGGCAGTACCGCCAGCTCTCCGCTCTCCACAGGGCTCCCCGCCTCACCCGGCCTGATAAAGCGCGCCGACTGGGCTACAAGGCCAAGCAAGGTTACGTTATATATAGGATTCGTGTTCACCGTGGTGGCCGAAAATGCCCAGTTCCTAAGGGTGCAACTTATGGCAAGCCTGTCCATCATGGTGTTAACCAGCTAAAGTTTGCTCGAAGCCTTCAGTCCGTTGCAGAGGAGCGAGCTGGACGCCACTGTGGGGCTCTGAGAGTCTTGAATTCTTACGGGGTTGGTGAGGATTCCACATACAATTTTTTTGAGGTTATCCTCATTGATCCATTCCATAAAGCTATCAGAAGAAATCCTGACACCCAATGGATCACCAGAACATTCCACAAGCACAGGGAGATGCGTGGGCTGACATCTGCAGGCCGAAAGAGCCGTGGCCTTGGAAACGGCCATAAGTTCCACCACACTATTGTTGGTTCTCGCCGGGCAGCTTGGAGAAGGCGCAATACTCTCCAGCTCCACCGTTACCGCTGA